Proteins encoded within one genomic window of bacterium:
- a CDS encoding 23S rRNA (adenine(2503)-C(2))-methyltransferase RlmN, giving the protein MSLQPGDLAGLTLAEYAARRRTSPRAARADYGHALRTPGALDLPPITRREAHDGVVKFCLAVPGQDGGPAFETESVILPMRGRGGERWHTLCLSSQVGCRMGCAFCETARMGLRRQLSAAEIVAQYLVARDLMAAGGPPPRPYRYFHSGIHDIVFMGMGEPLDNLDAVAQAIRVLGDPNGLNFPQAQITVSTVGRVDGLRRLAQLGWPNLRIAVSLNAPDDALRRALMPVNGAMPLAALRRALDEYPLARKGRFVIEYVLLRDVNDTPAHARAVADWCRGLRCVVNLIPYNPQRAARFAAPDEPTIERFAAELRRAGAFVTRRRAKGRDLLGACGQLGNGAAIAPHPAP; this is encoded by the coding sequence ATGTCTCTCCAACCGGGCGACCTCGCGGGACTGACGCTGGCGGAGTACGCGGCGCGCCGCCGCACCAGCCCGCGCGCCGCGCGGGCCGATTACGGCCACGCGCTGCGCACGCCGGGCGCGCTCGACCTGCCGCCGATCACGCGCCGCGAGGCCCACGACGGGGTGGTGAAGTTCTGCCTCGCCGTGCCGGGGCAGGACGGCGGCCCGGCGTTCGAGACCGAGTCGGTGATCCTGCCGATGCGCGGCCGCGGCGGCGAGCGCTGGCACACGCTCTGCCTGTCGTCGCAGGTCGGCTGTCGCATGGGCTGCGCCTTCTGCGAGACGGCGCGCATGGGGCTGCGGCGCCAGCTCAGCGCCGCCGAGATCGTCGCCCAGTACCTGGTGGCGCGCGACCTGATGGCCGCCGGCGGCCCGCCGCCGCGGCCGTACCGCTACTTCCACAGCGGCATCCACGACATCGTGTTCATGGGCATGGGCGAGCCGCTCGACAATCTCGACGCGGTGGCGCAGGCGATCCGTGTCCTCGGCGACCCCAACGGCCTCAACTTCCCGCAGGCGCAGATCACCGTGTCGACGGTCGGCCGCGTCGACGGCCTGCGCCGCCTGGCGCAGCTCGGTTGGCCGAACCTGCGCATCGCGGTGTCGCTGAACGCGCCCGACGACGCCCTGCGCCGCGCGCTCATGCCGGTGAACGGCGCCATGCCGCTCGCCGCCCTGCGCCGGGCGCTCGACGAGTACCCGCTGGCGCGCAAGGGCCGCTTCGTCATCGAGTACGTGCTGCTGCGCGATGTCAACGACACGCCGGCGCACGCCCGCGCCGTCGCCGACTGGTGCCGCGGATTGCGCTGCGTCGTCAACCTGATTCCCTACAACCCGCAGCGCGCGGCGCGCTTCGCCGCTCCCGACGAGCCGACGATCGAGCGCTTCGCCGCCGAGCTGCGCCGCGCCGGCGCCTTCGTCACCCGGCGCCGCGCCAAGGGGCGCGACCTGCTCGGCGCCTGCGGCCAGTTGGGCAACGGGGCGGCGATCGCCCCGCACCCCGCGCCGTAG
- a CDS encoding helix-turn-helix domain-containing protein gives MPGGTPNYRTVVLEDESLRSLQGFTQIPNVVLKHWKISFGAKVAYGVLLSYAWTDDFCFPAQERLAKDLNCSIRQVQRLLNELKEHGLIAWKQQGLNRPNIYYLLPISRWNTRSSKSNPDTTDLSSPDATDSTRPDATDQSRLEATHSSPKQYTKKNTHKIVNRSGNDHRHPVGDRPSAPRRSQTISTRVLKAKYHLSDEQIGRVHWLVEKQAETLGAGDRNHANYVKRAAEAVRDGHDNVLDRLLGEFKQASKELAVGNPPGYFHAMYTDTLSQTRSVALDDNTRPKKTPGPDDGRERMIADAESRGITIPDFIRQADTSAVRQWWAGVIDAATT, from the coding sequence ATGCCTGGAGGAACCCCGAACTACCGCACCGTCGTCCTCGAGGACGAGTCGTTGCGCAGTCTTCAGGGTTTTACCCAGATCCCCAACGTCGTCCTGAAGCACTGGAAGATCTCGTTCGGCGCCAAGGTCGCGTACGGCGTTCTCCTCTCCTACGCCTGGACCGACGATTTCTGCTTCCCTGCCCAGGAACGACTCGCGAAGGACCTCAACTGCTCGATCCGCCAAGTGCAGCGACTCCTCAATGAGCTGAAGGAGCACGGCCTCATCGCATGGAAGCAGCAGGGGCTCAACCGACCGAACATCTACTACCTGTTGCCGATTAGCCGATGGAACACGCGCTCTTCCAAGTCCAATCCGGACACGACAGATTTGTCGTCTCCGGATGCGACGGATTCGACGCGACCAGATGCGACAGATCAGTCGCGTCTTGAAGCGACGCATTCGTCGCCCAAACAATACACAAAGAAGAACACTCATAAGATCGTTAATCGTTCCGGTAACGACCATCGACATCCCGTAGGAGATCGGCCTTCCGCCCCGCGGCGCTCTCAGACGATCTCCACCCGGGTTCTCAAGGCGAAGTACCATCTCTCCGACGAGCAGATCGGCCGCGTCCACTGGCTCGTCGAGAAACAGGCCGAGACGCTCGGGGCCGGTGACCGCAACCATGCCAACTACGTGAAGCGCGCCGCCGAGGCCGTCCGTGACGGCCACGACAACGTGCTCGATCGTCTACTCGGCGAGTTCAAGCAAGCGTCGAAAGAGCTCGCCGTGGGCAACCCGCCTGGCTACTTCCACGCCATGTATACTGACACCCTCAGTCAGACGCGCAGCGTCGCCCTCGACGACAACACCCGTCCAAAGAAAACCCCCGGCCCCGACGACGGCCGGGAACGCATGATCGCCGACGCGGAGTCCCGTGGCATCACGATTCCCGACTTCATCCGCCAGGCGGACACTTCAGCCGTCCGCCAATGGTGGGCCGGCGTCATCGACGCCGCCACGACCTGA
- a CDS encoding alpha/beta fold hydrolase, with product MRRRTLAFLLIGTLLASGCSAPVGVKRLSPQDQHRQLASNALTADAPSDAAQIVLRRYNLAATYEDQPELALTTLRAATFGYGGGSDELFALAELSYRYAERTDSRPYALAAALYAYAFLFPVDPAVRPQPVDARYRWAADIYAAGLTKALTGPKGKTMQLRGGTYPLPWGTADISFDASETEWSGRMLSDFVTTAQYQVHGLNNRYRQAGIGVPLAARPLATDQTDGGDLVSEEVRVPATAVLRIDDPRRQIASDTIHGNLDVYAVDERDTVDINGVPVPLEIDRSATLAVSLAEVGFWRQELSAFLGDAIGTRRTARLFAREPYHPGRIPIVLVHGTNSSPGRWADMVNDLENDPRIRRRYQFWFFSYDSGNPIVYSAMLLRRALTEAVAHLDPDDRDPCLRQMVVMGHSQGGLLTKMTVVDAGDAFWRNVSDNPFDQAKLTPSTRALIREALFVQPLPFVRRVIFISTPHRGSYLASYELVGRLAARLISMPRDVLSVSTELIADPSTRAMKMQRIPTSLDNMSPTQPFIKTLAGLPITPGVNAHSIIPVLGDGPLDDEVDGVVAYKSAHIEGVDSEVVIHHSGHSTQSDARTIDEVRRILLLHTESANCGQTPPRVTVPLQPASTKPGAASRAGGSSAPP from the coding sequence ATGAGGCGACGAACGCTGGCGTTCCTGCTGATCGGGACGCTGCTGGCATCGGGCTGCAGCGCGCCGGTGGGGGTGAAGCGGCTGTCGCCGCAGGACCAGCACCGGCAACTGGCGAGCAACGCGCTCACCGCCGACGCGCCGAGCGACGCGGCGCAGATCGTCCTCCGCCGCTACAACCTGGCGGCGACCTACGAGGACCAGCCGGAGTTGGCCCTGACCACCCTGCGCGCCGCGACCTTCGGCTACGGCGGCGGCAGCGACGAGCTGTTCGCCCTCGCCGAGCTGTCCTACCGCTACGCCGAGCGGACCGACTCGCGCCCGTACGCCCTCGCGGCGGCGCTCTACGCCTACGCCTTCCTCTTCCCGGTCGACCCCGCGGTCCGGCCGCAGCCGGTGGACGCCCGCTATCGCTGGGCGGCCGACATCTACGCCGCCGGGCTCACCAAGGCGCTGACCGGCCCGAAGGGCAAGACGATGCAGCTCCGCGGCGGCACGTATCCCCTGCCCTGGGGCACGGCCGACATCAGCTTCGACGCCAGCGAGACCGAATGGAGCGGTCGCATGCTGTCCGACTTCGTCACCACCGCGCAGTACCAGGTGCACGGGCTGAACAATCGCTACCGGCAGGCTGGCATCGGCGTCCCGCTCGCCGCCCGGCCGCTGGCCACCGACCAGACCGACGGCGGCGACCTGGTCTCCGAGGAGGTCCGCGTGCCGGCGACCGCCGTGCTGCGGATCGATGATCCGCGGCGGCAGATCGCCAGCGACACGATCCACGGCAACCTCGACGTCTACGCGGTCGACGAGCGCGACACCGTCGACATCAACGGCGTGCCGGTGCCGCTGGAGATCGACCGCAGCGCCACCCTGGCGGTCAGCCTCGCCGAGGTCGGCTTCTGGCGCCAGGAGCTCTCCGCCTTCCTCGGCGACGCGATCGGCACCCGCCGCACCGCCCGCCTCTTCGCCCGCGAGCCCTACCACCCCGGCCGCATCCCGATCGTGCTGGTGCACGGCACCAACTCCAGCCCAGGGCGCTGGGCCGACATGGTCAACGACCTCGAGAACGACCCGCGCATCCGCCGCCGCTACCAGTTCTGGTTCTTCAGCTACGACAGCGGCAATCCGATCGTCTACTCGGCGATGTTGCTGCGGCGGGCGCTCACCGAGGCGGTCGCGCATCTCGATCCCGACGACCGCGACCCCTGCCTGCGCCAGATGGTCGTCATGGGGCACAGCCAGGGCGGCCTGCTGACCAAGATGACGGTGGTCGATGCCGGCGACGCGTTCTGGCGGAACGTCAGCGACAATCCGTTCGACCAGGCGAAGCTGACGCCGAGCACCCGCGCCCTGATCCGAGAGGCGCTGTTCGTGCAGCCGCTGCCCTTCGTGCGCCGCGTGATCTTCATCTCCACGCCGCACCGCGGCAGCTACCTGGCGAGCTACGAGCTGGTCGGGCGCCTCGCGGCGCGCCTCATCAGCATGCCGCGCGACGTGCTCTCGGTCAGCACCGAGCTGATCGCCGACCCGAGCACGCGGGCGATGAAGATGCAGCGCATCCCCACGTCGCTCGACAACATGTCGCCCACCCAGCCGTTCATCAAGACGCTCGCCGGGCTGCCGATCACGCCTGGCGTCAACGCCCACTCGATCATCCCCGTGCTCGGCGACGGCCCGCTCGACGACGAGGTGGACGGCGTCGTCGCCTACAAGAGCGCCCACATCGAGGGCGTCGATTCCGAGGTGGTGATCCACCACTCCGGCCATTCGACTCAGAGCGATGCGCGCACCATCGACGAGGTGCGCCGCATCCTGCTGCTGCACACGGAGAGCGCCAACTGCGGCCAGACGCCGCCGCGCGTCACCGTGCCGCTGCAACCGGCGTCGACGAAGCCCGGCGCCGCGAGCCGCGCCGGCGGGTCCTCCGCGCCCCCCTGA
- a CDS encoding ParA family protein, translating into MSTIIAIANQKGGVAKTTTCLNLGHALSERGRRVLLVDLDPQASLTISLGVDVRKLESTIYDVLLSTNANLSVKDIIQATSIKNVSLAPASIDLSKAEMDLFSEMNRERALKDGLKPVQSAYDYILIDCPPSLGLLTTNALAAADNVLIPLQSDYLAMRGAELLLATIEKVRRKLNPKLELLGVLATMHDGRTSHSRDVLKEVKAAFGDQTFQSIIPYSVRAKESVVSGKSILDYDGKSKIARAYRALADEIIAYARET; encoded by the coding sequence ATGAGCACCATCATCGCCATCGCCAACCAAAAGGGCGGCGTGGCGAAAACCACCACCTGCCTCAACCTTGGCCACGCGCTTTCCGAACGTGGCCGACGCGTGCTGCTCGTCGACCTTGATCCGCAAGCGAGCCTCACGATCAGTCTCGGCGTGGACGTCCGCAAGCTCGAGTCGACCATCTACGACGTCCTTCTGTCCACGAACGCCAATCTCTCCGTCAAGGACATCATCCAGGCGACGTCGATCAAGAACGTCAGCCTCGCTCCGGCGTCGATCGACCTCAGTAAGGCCGAGATGGACCTGTTCTCCGAGATGAACCGTGAACGGGCGCTCAAGGACGGCCTAAAGCCCGTACAGAGCGCCTACGACTACATCCTGATTGACTGCCCCCCATCGCTCGGCCTCCTCACTACGAACGCGCTGGCCGCCGCGGACAACGTCCTCATCCCGCTGCAGTCCGACTACCTCGCCATGCGTGGCGCCGAGCTGCTCCTCGCCACAATCGAGAAGGTTCGCCGCAAGCTCAACCCGAAGCTTGAACTCCTCGGCGTTCTCGCGACGATGCACGACGGGCGCACCAGCCACTCGCGAGACGTCCTCAAAGAGGTCAAGGCCGCCTTCGGCGACCAGACCTTCCAGTCGATCATCCCCTACTCTGTTCGCGCGAAAGAGTCCGTCGTCTCAGGCAAGTCGATTCTCGACTACGACGGGAAATCCAAGATCGCCCGCGCGTACCGCGCTTTAGCGGACGAAATCATCGCCTATGCCAGAGAAACCTAA
- a CDS encoding antitoxin family protein, whose amino-acid sequence MKRVVRAVYEDGVLKPLGRVRIAQRKVCLVSIYPEDDWRKDFELLLKRVHRRAGRRAPAMIEEDVTAARAEVRSKRRETRRSA is encoded by the coding sequence ATGAAGCGCGTGGTTCGAGCCGTCTACGAGGATGGCGTCCTGAAGCCGCTCGGTCGGGTGCGTATCGCACAACGGAAGGTGTGCCTGGTGTCGATCTACCCCGAGGACGACTGGCGTAAGGATTTCGAGTTGCTCCTCAAGCGCGTTCACCGGCGCGCCGGCCGCCGCGCTCCCGCGATGATCGAGGAAGACGTCACGGCGGCGCGTGCGGAAGTGAGAAGCAAGCGCCGTGAAACCCGTCGTTCTGCTTGA
- a CDS encoding ParB/RepB/Spo0J family partition protein, with amino-acid sequence MPEKPKIEGFAARILGIESSKGSHPVVAFTEDDAGRVVQIPPSRISPNPDQPRHYFDKNALAELTESVRTRGVLQPIMVRRDERREGYFILIAGERRWRASKAAGLTKIPAMIRGPKDDPAELAIIENLQREDLNPIEEAESLERLKERRHLTDGALAKIVGKSRVSVTETLSLNGLPEPIKAECRSSDKFKKSQLLQVLRQPNSEAQLALWQAMKAGNITVREARAKTAAAKQTNKPGPKPYEHTFQPEDRTFTVRVKFRKSRATHDEIREALREAIKSLT; translated from the coding sequence ATGCCAGAGAAACCTAAGATCGAGGGCTTCGCGGCGCGCATCCTTGGCATTGAGTCGAGCAAAGGATCGCACCCCGTCGTCGCCTTTACCGAGGACGACGCCGGTCGCGTCGTGCAGATTCCCCCATCTCGCATCAGCCCGAACCCCGACCAGCCCCGCCACTATTTTGATAAGAACGCGCTCGCCGAACTGACCGAATCCGTCCGCACCCGCGGCGTGCTGCAACCCATCATGGTCCGCCGCGACGAGCGGCGCGAAGGGTACTTCATCCTGATCGCCGGCGAGCGGCGCTGGCGCGCGTCGAAGGCAGCGGGCCTGACCAAGATTCCGGCCATGATCCGCGGCCCGAAGGACGATCCCGCGGAACTGGCCATCATCGAGAACCTGCAACGCGAGGATCTCAATCCGATCGAAGAAGCCGAGAGTCTCGAGCGCCTGAAGGAACGTCGCCACCTTACCGACGGCGCGCTCGCCAAGATCGTCGGCAAATCCCGCGTGAGCGTAACGGAGACATTGAGTCTGAACGGCCTGCCCGAACCCATCAAGGCCGAGTGTCGGTCGTCCGACAAGTTCAAGAAAAGCCAGTTGCTGCAGGTACTTCGCCAACCGAATTCAGAGGCGCAGCTCGCCCTCTGGCAGGCCATGAAGGCCGGCAACATCACCGTACGCGAGGCGCGCGCCAAGACCGCGGCGGCCAAACAGACGAACAAGCCGGGACCGAAGCCCTACGAGCACACCTTTCAGCCGGAAGACCGGACCTTCACAGTTCGCGTGAAGTTTAGAAAGTCGCGAGCCACCCACGACGAGATCCGCGAGGCGCTGCGCGAAGCGATCAAGAGCCTGACCTAG
- a CDS encoding right-handed parallel beta-helix repeat-containing protein, with protein sequence MNGNNIVIQNVRVSCTQPPAPPSAMGAGIWILDNKSNITLKNVYLNDNQYGLRSAGSNVCVIDSEANQNEDNGFYINVNAGGRYAIRNSKVRNNRWGVLMEPGTGVTAAQFLTMTAEANYREGFELTGAYAEVLCSSAIGTVPLSPVNKANSGDGHGINSRAAQLQVEDTVLAENWREGILQTAGQANVINVTLAKNDGGRVPNPALTPTPTGTPRSGAQIRRTAGTTRVYNTVAEGAIFVSSANTGPTPNCAYSVFTDSGGHANCAANATKGLVQAVPTFDRDYRLVRNSAGLDAGTNVAPTTLPTLASRVAYKEAKDGVTRPLDSNRDGVVKFDVGAFELNDPQATPTNTRTSTRTPTNTPPAPTPTFTPHCVPNCLGDCNCDGAVAVNELISGVNMALGNQGLNGDCFDCSSNGSLDISELIQAVGNATEGCPTELPEPCGTGGGMMLLSPGAGGTEVSLSTATGHRNDTIEFRLFAQYGDELTAALSADIGYPTNVLSVPECRINPQLPGGFQLSVSYPSPGVERLIAVDIGEFPLPRMADGLIATCTAKILPAAPFATHTISVTRVQLSNAFGLALTAYGVDGSVTVN encoded by the coding sequence GTGAATGGCAACAACATCGTGATTCAGAATGTTCGCGTCTCTTGCACACAACCACCCGCCCCGCCATCGGCGATGGGCGCAGGAATTTGGATTCTCGACAACAAGTCCAACATCACTCTCAAAAACGTGTACCTGAACGATAACCAATATGGGCTGCGCTCGGCCGGGAGTAATGTCTGCGTGATCGACTCCGAAGCCAACCAGAACGAGGACAATGGCTTCTACATCAACGTAAACGCTGGCGGGCGATATGCGATTCGCAATTCAAAGGTTAGGAACAATCGCTGGGGCGTGCTGATGGAGCCGGGAACCGGCGTGACAGCGGCGCAGTTCCTCACGATGACAGCAGAGGCCAATTATCGCGAGGGGTTCGAACTGACGGGGGCATATGCCGAGGTGCTGTGCTCATCGGCCATTGGAACGGTACCCTTGAGCCCCGTCAATAAGGCCAACAGTGGCGACGGCCACGGCATCAACTCGCGGGCTGCCCAGCTCCAGGTCGAGGATACCGTATTGGCCGAGAACTGGCGCGAGGGCATCCTTCAGACCGCTGGCCAGGCGAATGTGATCAACGTGACGCTAGCGAAGAACGACGGAGGCCGAGTGCCCAATCCGGCTTTAACGCCGACTCCGACGGGGACGCCGCGCAGTGGCGCGCAGATCCGGCGAACCGCCGGAACAACTCGAGTCTACAACACCGTCGCCGAGGGTGCGATCTTCGTCTCCTCGGCAAACACGGGGCCCACCCCGAACTGCGCGTACAGCGTGTTCACCGACTCCGGTGGACACGCCAACTGCGCAGCAAATGCGACCAAGGGACTTGTGCAGGCAGTTCCCACTTTCGACCGTGACTACCGGCTCGTCCGGAACAGTGCCGGCCTGGATGCCGGCACCAACGTCGCGCCAACCACATTGCCAACCCTCGCCTCCCGCGTGGCTTACAAGGAAGCAAAGGATGGCGTCACTCGTCCCTTGGACAGCAACCGAGACGGTGTCGTCAAATTCGACGTTGGTGCGTTCGAGCTCAATGATCCACAGGCAACGCCGACAAATACGCGGACTTCAACCCGTACGCCGACCAACACGCCCCCGGCGCCGACTCCTACGTTCACGCCCCACTGCGTGCCCAATTGTCTCGGCGACTGCAATTGCGATGGAGCCGTCGCCGTGAATGAATTGATTAGCGGCGTAAACATGGCTCTCGGGAATCAGGGATTGAATGGCGATTGCTTCGACTGCAGCAGTAATGGATCCCTCGATATCAGCGAACTCATCCAAGCCGTTGGCAATGCCACGGAGGGATGTCCGACGGAGCTTCCCGAGCCATGCGGGACCGGCGGCGGGATGATGCTCTTGAGCCCGGGTGCTGGCGGAACGGAAGTCTCCCTATCCACCGCCACCGGTCACCGCAACGACACCATCGAGTTCAGGTTGTTTGCACAGTACGGCGACGAGCTGACCGCCGCCCTGAGCGCGGACATCGGCTACCCGACCAACGTATTGTCCGTACCGGAATGTCGGATTAATCCGCAGCTCCCTGGCGGGTTCCAACTCAGCGTCAGCTATCCCTCGCCCGGGGTCGAACGGCTGATCGCAGTGGACATCGGTGAATTTCCACTCCCGCGAATGGCTGACGGCTTGATCGCGACCTGCACGGCCAAGATCCTGCCCGCCGCGCCGTTTGCCACGCACACGATTTCCGTCACACGCGTGCAGCTGAGCAACGCCTTCGGATTGGCGCTGACTGCCTATGGCGTCGATGGGTCCGTCACGGTCAACTAG
- a CDS encoding putative toxin-antitoxin system toxin component, PIN family → MKPVVLLDTNVWVSAFLNEHGLPARVVRAWLAGDYDVVIGLPVLEEIGEVLRRPRIKRKYKIREEDLAQYLQLIAAGAAIVAVKHTMKLCRDPDDDVLLEIAVAGGARYLVTRDDDLKRDLDLVRQMAQSGVQVVSVLQFLARL, encoded by the coding sequence GTGAAACCCGTCGTTCTGCTTGACACGAACGTCTGGGTTTCCGCTTTTCTCAACGAACATGGTCTTCCTGCCCGCGTCGTCCGGGCATGGCTGGCGGGCGATTACGACGTGGTCATTGGCCTTCCCGTCTTGGAGGAGATTGGCGAGGTCCTGCGTCGTCCGCGGATCAAGAGGAAGTACAAGATCCGTGAGGAAGACCTCGCTCAGTACCTCCAACTGATCGCCGCAGGGGCCGCAATCGTGGCGGTCAAGCACACGATGAAGCTGTGTCGCGATCCGGACGACGACGTTCTGCTCGAGATCGCTGTCGCCGGTGGAGCGAGATACCTCGTGACGCGCGATGATGATCTGAAGCGCGACCTTGACCTGGTCCGCCAGATGGCTCAGAGCGGCGTACAAGTCGTCAGCGTCTTGCAGTTCCTCGCGCGGCTCTGA